Proteins co-encoded in one Pseudoliparis swirei isolate HS2019 ecotype Mariana Trench chromosome 7, NWPU_hadal_v1, whole genome shotgun sequence genomic window:
- the LOC130196699 gene encoding uncharacterized protein LOC130196699, with protein sequence MEREVPRGSNERSKGEGEERRPSRLRVKCREMCGPCSIGVMAAMVMAIGAFWLCFLLQDAAKEGSQRSRGKRNIAGTNPLLSQEKEWTHMQHSPWDGKNEEEKYPRMKNKWYKYVHVLAKSYNKTNCYVCSKLPFASNQVTLYARRMSEAQAGCFASMARSGHHEDSLMLEGPHGTPTPGVDKGYCAKTFWVVWYYTVKGYAIPQSVVMEDAKNHPICYRQNLGKTAMGTTTNCDQIKIDPKGAPLNVHAPSNGTFMIQGGWWLCGNNAYITLPFGWRGTCAPIFVTDHTVFITEEEVRTRKKREAPFFVAHDSVWGSDVPQEYKHWTTGQKVLLALFPWVGTSKNMLRIETVDYRLGLFINSSLIIEEAQNREIDAIRTMVMQNRMALDLLTAATGGTCVLLNTSCCTYITDDVHSQNMTDALGRLYQLQRAMAADHKPRPYESWYDWLFNGSWRQVLIKTATMLGAGLLTVICVLSCVIPSIRGITIRAINTLTSVSGLTSRMEPIEATVYIHMYDDMGRPVNVPV encoded by the coding sequence atggagcgagaggtcccgaggggctcaaacgagaggagcaagggagaaggagaggaaagaagaccATCCAGACTCAGAGTTAAGTGCAGAGAAATGTGTGGACCCTGCAGTATCGGAGTCATGGCGGCCATGGTCATGGCGATAGGCGCGTTctggttgtgttttctgttacAGGACGCCGCAAAAGAGGGTTCCCAGAGGTCCCGAGGAAAAAGGAACATAGCTGGTACCAACCCGCTGCTGTCACAAGAGAAGGAatggacacacatgcaacacagtCCATGGGATGGAAAGAACGAAGAAGAGAAATACCCAAGGATGAAGAATAAGTGGTACAAATATGTACATGTGTTAGCAAAAAGCTACAACAAAACTAATTGTTACGTGTGTTCCAAACTACCCTTTGCTTCTAATCAGGTCACCTTGTACGCCCGCAGAATGAGTGAGGCACAAGCAGGGTGTTTCGCGAGCATGGCTAGGAGTGGACATCATGAAGACAGTTTAATGCTAGAGGGACCCCATGGTACACCGACGCCAGGAGTTGATAAGGGATATTGCGCCAAAACCTTCTGGGTCGTTTGGTATTATACGGTGAAGGGATACGCAATTCCTCAGTCAGTGGTGATGGAAGACGCGAAAAACCACCCAATATGTTACCGTCAAAATCTTGGTAAAACAGCCATGGGAACTACTACCAACTGCGATCAAATAAAAATCGACCCGAAGGGAGCACCATTGAACGTACATGCTCCATCCAATGGTACATTTATGATACAGGGAGGGTGGTGGCTATGCGGAAACAATGCCTATATCACTCTCCCGTTCGGATGGAGGGGAACATGCGCCCCGATTTTTGTAACCGATCACACAGTATTTATTACTGAGGAAGAAGTCCGAACACGTAAAAAGCGAGAAGCACCATTCTTCGTAGCCCACGATTCAGTGTGGGGGTCCGACGTACCCCAAGAGTACAAACACTGGACAACGGGCCAAAAGGTGCTCCTCGCCCTGTTCCCGTGGGTAGGAACGTCGAAAAatatgttgcgtattgagacaGTAGATTATCGGCTCGGACTGTTTATCAATAGCTCCCTGATAATCGAAGAGGCCCAAAACAGAGAGATAGACGCCATCCGTACCATGGTGATGCAGAATCGAATGGCCCTTGATTTACTTACCGCAGCCACAGGAGGAACATGTGTCCTTCTGAACACATCCTGCTGTACGTATATTACTGATGATGTCCACTCCCAGAACATGACCGACGCGCTCGGCCGCCTATATCAGTTGCAGCGAGCAATGGCGGCCGACCACAAACCCAGGCCATATGAAAGCTGGTATGATTGGCTGTTTAACGGCTCATGGAGGCAGGTCCTTATCAAAACTGCGACGATGTTAGGTGCGGGATTGTTGACCGTCATCTGTGTGCTGAGTTGTGTGATCCCGTCTATTCGTGGGATAACAATCAGAGCAATCAATACCCTAACATCGGTGTCTGGGCTCACCTCACGGATGGAGCCCATTGAAGCGACCgtgtatattcatatgtatgatgacatgggaagacctgtcaatgttcccgtttaa